In Horticoccus luteus, the following proteins share a genomic window:
- a CDS encoding Ig-like domain-containing protein has protein sequence MDTTLNSESRNTLVEAESKYEHDLASASPITVHFDWENASGTTSFELLENGIRRARISAAQPFGSGSLSYTPKLPGVVQLTVKMVSEGSTVASSETLNVRIYGTAMDPALDDEALPYTSAIYLHADALVKSDTVAKTEFWAAVDRRHTGAPIGGSFTLTLNGETTAAIPADADETAVQQALENVPSVGAGNVVVAKMSPPTSLPGSKFRTFIVQFRGSLAHTPRTLMTGDGSNLSYELAPAGTVQTLSVYRVQAGSATPTELNEVQVVCLVGEQGLITTDSNAPYALLWSPETTLNDASFPFRSDSSVEIFARAITAKGAVSASDPIAIYAIPAIPSPQGVLTVEINASNLQELPGNNRIVAATTPVKLTAEAKDAAGIGRIVQSVQFFLDGVALAPVSAAFPYQADWTPKIAGTYVLTAIAIDDKNNRIVSAPMFINVTDNRPYVRIVNPMAAAGSPLTIPSGAEITFTAITAGATGDPATTGVIFSVDGQPINGTGAGGIFTATWSPANIGATPKSYQISASVSDSNSTTNISDTAFVTVLPQTFVGASPSVSVQFPTAGGITSNSLVNLAAFANDSDGEVVAVRFYANGVPLGFATRDQQSSSWRLAYQVGRYGLGDYSIVAQAIDNVGNSKVSSPAVRVTVTESTAVAPTVMLAASTREVTQGGSVVLSATAAVAGTVAQVEYFANGISLGVMLSAGPMTWTPSTPANYSVYAVVTDQSGNVAVSPAVTVSVQAGYSVATNEAFVSQTYQDLVGRVPTSAELAAAAQISGGTLTRAQFVANVVSGGGFAYTFQATLAYRAVIGDWPGYSDYLAGAAALSTGTTLADFTGTLLSSAAYLARNGSLPDLTTVTSGQYARVSAFASQLYQRTYGRAPTLIEVQAFLSDINTLGVNAAVANFLTTKFITQSDAGVTARVRAAALVAGLWREGASDAQVAALSSGSTTAAADSALANAIYTARFFTVSVFPASAAIAPGGGLILTAEVSGASSFSYQWYRNGVPLAGAVQPALSLSAMSAAQTGNYHVVVANQELSVASAAVRVTMGGTASRLANISTRGRVAAGDQVMIVGFVVSGGTAKPMLVRAAGPALASAAGLAGTLSASQLELRTGNTLLGANQRWGENANLSALVTASTVTGAFAFAGGSADSALLQTLDAGVYTGVAGGVNGESGLALVEVYDGDIANGGRVMNLSTRGFVGGGAQQLIAGFVVTGAAAKQVLIRAVGPGLAVAGGFVNGMVRDPRLELVAVSGLPLRTNDDWGSAPEAALMPAAAARVGAFPLATGSADAALIANLAPGVYTVLVSGASASDTGLALVEVYDLDP, from the coding sequence GTGGATACCACGTTGAATTCGGAGTCGCGGAACACGCTGGTCGAGGCTGAGAGCAAATATGAACACGACCTTGCTTCCGCCAGCCCCATCACCGTGCATTTCGATTGGGAGAACGCGAGCGGGACAACAAGTTTTGAGCTGCTGGAAAACGGCATCCGACGGGCGAGAATTTCAGCCGCCCAGCCGTTCGGTAGTGGTTCGCTGAGTTACACGCCCAAGCTACCAGGAGTGGTCCAGCTAACGGTCAAAATGGTGAGTGAAGGGTCCACGGTGGCCTCGTCGGAAACACTCAACGTGCGGATTTATGGGACGGCGATGGATCCCGCACTCGATGATGAAGCGTTGCCGTACACGTCAGCGATTTACCTCCACGCCGATGCCTTGGTGAAAAGCGACACGGTGGCGAAAACGGAGTTCTGGGCTGCAGTGGACCGCAGGCATACGGGAGCCCCGATTGGGGGCAGTTTCACGTTGACCCTGAACGGAGAGACGACGGCGGCAATTCCTGCGGATGCAGACGAGACAGCGGTGCAACAGGCCCTGGAGAACGTGCCGTCCGTGGGCGCAGGCAACGTGGTCGTAGCAAAAATGTCGCCTCCGACATCGCTGCCGGGTTCGAAATTCCGCACCTTCATCGTCCAATTTCGAGGCTCGCTGGCGCATACTCCTCGCACCCTCATGACTGGGGATGGTAGCAATCTAAGCTACGAGTTGGCGCCGGCTGGGACCGTGCAGACTTTAAGCGTCTATCGCGTTCAGGCCGGATCGGCGACGCCGACGGAATTGAACGAGGTGCAGGTCGTGTGTCTGGTCGGTGAGCAGGGCCTAATTACGACCGATTCCAATGCGCCCTACGCGCTTCTTTGGTCGCCCGAAACGACGTTGAACGATGCATCCTTTCCTTTTCGCTCTGACAGCAGCGTGGAGATTTTCGCACGGGCGATTACCGCGAAAGGAGCGGTCTCCGCCAGTGACCCGATAGCGATTTACGCGATTCCAGCCATTCCTTCACCCCAAGGAGTTCTCACCGTCGAAATCAACGCGAGTAATCTGCAGGAATTGCCCGGGAACAACCGTATCGTCGCGGCGACGACGCCAGTGAAATTGACCGCCGAAGCGAAGGATGCGGCCGGCATCGGACGCATCGTGCAATCGGTGCAGTTTTTCCTCGACGGCGTAGCGCTGGCGCCGGTTTCGGCGGCGTTTCCTTATCAGGCCGATTGGACGCCCAAGATTGCGGGCACCTATGTGCTCACCGCCATTGCCATCGACGATAAAAACAACCGGATCGTGTCGGCTCCGATGTTTATCAATGTGACAGACAACCGGCCCTATGTGCGGATCGTTAATCCCATGGCCGCGGCTGGCAGTCCGCTCACGATTCCGTCGGGCGCGGAGATTACGTTTACCGCGATCACGGCCGGCGCCACGGGCGATCCCGCCACGACCGGAGTCATATTTTCCGTCGACGGCCAACCGATCAACGGAACCGGGGCAGGAGGGATATTCACGGCCACGTGGTCTCCCGCAAACATCGGAGCGACGCCCAAAAGCTATCAGATATCGGCGAGTGTCTCAGATTCCAACTCCACCACCAATATATCTGACACGGCGTTCGTCACCGTTCTGCCACAAACGTTTGTTGGAGCTTCTCCCTCCGTTTCCGTCCAATTTCCGACAGCGGGAGGAATTACCTCGAATTCATTGGTGAACCTTGCTGCGTTCGCCAACGACAGCGACGGGGAAGTCGTGGCGGTGAGGTTTTATGCAAATGGAGTTCCGCTCGGCTTCGCTACGAGAGATCAGCAGAGCAGTAGCTGGCGGCTAGCCTATCAGGTGGGGCGATATGGCCTAGGAGATTATTCGATCGTCGCTCAAGCGATCGACAACGTCGGTAATTCTAAGGTCTCGTCGCCCGCTGTGCGAGTCACTGTGACCGAGTCCACGGCTGTCGCGCCGACGGTTATGTTGGCGGCGAGTACCCGCGAAGTAACGCAAGGCGGCAGCGTAGTGCTGAGTGCAACGGCGGCTGTCGCGGGGACGGTCGCGCAGGTGGAGTATTTCGCCAATGGCATCTCGCTTGGGGTGATGTTGTCCGCCGGACCGATGACTTGGACGCCCTCCACGCCGGCAAACTATTCGGTCTACGCGGTCGTTACAGATCAGAGCGGGAATGTGGCAGTGTCTCCAGCCGTAACGGTGTCAGTGCAGGCGGGCTATTCGGTTGCAACCAACGAGGCGTTTGTCTCCCAAACCTATCAGGACTTGGTGGGGCGGGTGCCGACGAGCGCGGAACTCGCCGCGGCGGCGCAGATTTCGGGCGGGACGCTTACGCGGGCGCAGTTCGTCGCGAACGTGGTGAGCGGGGGAGGTTTTGCCTACACTTTTCAGGCGACCCTCGCGTATCGCGCGGTCATCGGCGACTGGCCGGGCTACTCCGACTACTTGGCCGGAGCGGCGGCCTTAAGCACCGGCACGACGCTGGCCGATTTCACCGGGACGCTGCTCTCTTCAGCCGCCTATCTCGCGCGGAATGGCTCACTGCCGGATCTTACGACGGTGACCAGCGGGCAGTATGCGCGCGTGTCGGCGTTTGCCTCCCAGCTTTACCAACGCACTTACGGGCGGGCTCCCACATTGATCGAGGTGCAGGCGTTTTTGAGCGATATCAACACCCTCGGGGTGAACGCCGCCGTCGCCAACTTTCTTACGACCAAGTTTATCACGCAGAGCGATGCCGGAGTAACGGCGCGGGTGCGCGCGGCTGCACTGGTCGCGGGTTTGTGGCGGGAGGGTGCTTCCGACGCGCAGGTGGCAGCGTTAAGCAGCGGGTCGACGACGGCCGCCGCCGACAGTGCGCTGGCCAACGCAATTTACACCGCGCGGTTCTTCACGGTGAGTGTGTTTCCCGCCAGTGCGGCGATTGCGCCCGGAGGGGGCTTGATCCTAACCGCAGAGGTGAGTGGTGCGTCATCCTTTTCGTATCAATGGTATCGCAACGGCGTGCCTTTGGCCGGAGCCGTGCAACCGGCGCTCTCCTTAAGCGCGATGAGTGCGGCCCAGACTGGAAATTACCATGTGGTGGTGGCCAATCAGGAGCTGTCAGTGGCGAGTGCGGCAGTGCGCGTGACGATGGGCGGCACCGCATCGCGGCTGGCAAATATCTCGACCCGCGGCCGGGTGGCAGCGGGTGACCAAGTGATGATTGTCGGGTTCGTGGTATCCGGCGGCACCGCCAAGCCGATGTTGGTGCGGGCGGCGGGGCCGGCGCTGGCGAGCGCGGCGGGGCTGGCGGGGACGCTCAGCGCGTCGCAACTCGAGTTGCGGACGGGAAACACGTTGCTCGGCGCCAACCAACGCTGGGGCGAAAACGCCAATCTGTCCGCGTTGGTGACGGCCAGCACGGTAACGGGGGCGTTCGCGTTTGCCGGGGGCAGTGCGGATTCCGCGTTGCTGCAAACGCTCGACGCCGGCGTTTACACCGGTGTGGCGGGCGGCGTGAACGGTGAGAGCGGGCTCGCGCTGGTCGAGGTGTACGACGGCGACATCGCGAACGGCGGGCGCGTGATGAATTTATCGACGAGGGGCTTTGTCGGAGGGGGCGCGCAGCAGTTGATCGCAGGCTTTGTTGTGACTGGAGCCGCCGCGAAGCAGGTGTTGATCCGGGCGGTGGGACCGGGGCTGGCGGTGGCGGGCGGTTTCGTGAACGGGATGGTGCGCGATCCGCGCTTGGAGCTGGTGGCGGTGTCGGGGCTGCCGTTGCGGACCAACGACGATTGGGGAAGTGCACCGGAGGCGGCGTTGATGCCGGCGGCGGCGGCGCGGGTGGGGGCATTTCCGCTCGCGACGGGGAGCGCGGATGCGGCACTCATCGCCAATCTCGCGCCGGGCGTTTACACGGTGCTGGTAAGTGGAGCCTCGGCGAGCGACACGGGACTCGCGTTGGTGGAGGTGTATGATCTGGATCCGTGA
- a CDS encoding CTP synthase has translation MKYIFVTGGVVSSLGKGLTAASLGALLELRGLTVRIQKFDPYLNVDPGTMSPFQHGEVYVLEDGAETDLDLGHYERFTSGKLSKVNSLSSGQIYESVIQKERRGDYLGKTVQVIPHVTNEIKQRIYSAGKDVDVLITEIGGTTGDIEGLPFLEAMRQFALEVGVHDVIFIHVTLVPFLKAAGELKTKPTQQSVAKLREIGIQPHALVCRTDHPLDADLREKLSMFCNVPVKAVIECADVANSIYELPLALQKEKLDELVIELFGLKLPPPKENIWVEIVRRLLSPKHEVTIGVVGKYIELQDAYKSVYESVTHAGIANNCKVNIRRIDAEDLEKKNGLTALKDLDGILVPGGFGDRGTEGKIAAAKYAREKKIPYYGLCLGLQIAVIEFARDVLKMPGANSTEFEPAAADPVINMMEEQKAVTDKGATMRLGSYECALTPGTLAAKAYGKPSVRERHRHRFEVNNAYVEPLKAAGMVVSGVNPKRNLVEIIELKDHPWFLAVQFHPEFQSKPNQAHPLFAAFIGAAIKQAKLVK, from the coding sequence ATGAAATACATCTTCGTGACGGGCGGAGTGGTTTCGTCGCTGGGGAAAGGCCTCACAGCGGCGTCGTTGGGTGCGCTGCTGGAGCTGCGCGGCCTGACCGTCCGCATCCAGAAGTTCGACCCTTATCTCAACGTCGATCCCGGCACGATGAGCCCGTTTCAACATGGCGAGGTCTATGTCCTCGAAGATGGCGCGGAGACCGACCTCGATCTCGGTCATTACGAACGGTTTACCAGCGGCAAGTTGTCCAAGGTGAACAGCCTGTCGTCGGGTCAGATTTACGAGAGCGTCATTCAGAAAGAGCGGCGGGGCGATTACCTGGGCAAGACGGTGCAGGTGATCCCGCACGTGACGAACGAGATCAAGCAGCGCATTTATTCCGCGGGGAAGGACGTCGACGTGCTGATCACTGAGATCGGTGGCACGACGGGCGACATCGAGGGCCTGCCGTTTCTGGAGGCGATGCGGCAGTTCGCGCTCGAGGTGGGGGTGCACGACGTGATCTTCATTCACGTAACGCTGGTGCCATTTCTCAAGGCGGCGGGGGAGTTGAAGACGAAGCCGACGCAGCAATCGGTGGCGAAGTTGCGCGAGATCGGCATTCAGCCGCACGCGTTGGTGTGTCGCACGGATCATCCGCTCGATGCGGATTTGCGGGAAAAGCTTTCGATGTTCTGCAACGTGCCGGTGAAGGCGGTCATCGAGTGCGCCGACGTGGCCAACTCGATTTACGAGCTGCCGCTCGCGTTGCAAAAAGAGAAACTCGACGAGCTGGTGATCGAGTTGTTCGGTTTGAAACTGCCGCCGCCGAAGGAGAATATCTGGGTGGAGATCGTGCGCCGCTTGCTGAGCCCGAAGCACGAGGTGACGATCGGCGTGGTGGGCAAATACATCGAGCTGCAGGATGCGTATAAATCCGTTTACGAGTCGGTGACGCACGCGGGCATCGCGAACAACTGCAAGGTGAACATCCGCCGCATCGACGCGGAGGATTTGGAAAAGAAGAACGGCCTCACGGCGCTGAAGGATCTCGACGGCATTCTGGTGCCGGGCGGCTTTGGCGATCGTGGCACGGAAGGCAAGATCGCAGCGGCGAAGTATGCGCGGGAAAAGAAGATCCCTTATTACGGTTTGTGCCTGGGGTTGCAGATCGCGGTGATCGAGTTCGCGCGCGATGTGTTGAAGATGCCCGGCGCGAACAGCACGGAATTTGAACCGGCGGCGGCGGATCCGGTGATCAACATGATGGAGGAGCAGAAGGCCGTCACCGACAAGGGCGCGACGATGCGACTTGGGAGCTACGAATGCGCACTCACGCCGGGGACGCTGGCGGCGAAAGCTTACGGCAAGCCGAGCGTGCGCGAGCGGCACCGGCATCGCTTCGAGGTCAATAACGCCTACGTGGAACCGTTGAAGGCCGCCGGGATGGTGGTGAGTGGCGTGAACCCGAAACGAAACCTCGTGGAGATCATCGAGCTGAAGGATCACCCGTGGTTTCTAGCGGTGCAGTTTCACCCGGAGTTTCAATCCAAGCCGAACCAGGCGCATCCCTTGTTCGCGGCCTTCATCGGGGCCGCAATAAAGCAGGCGAAGCTGGTAAAATGA
- the kdsA gene encoding 3-deoxy-8-phosphooctulonate synthase — MNKLFHVEDSMIFTPSRLLVIAGPCSLESEAVCRSVAEALVKLRLQWPELNLVFKGSFDKANRTSMSGARGTGLHEGLGLLQKVRRDYGFPVLTDVHERQQIASVADICDILQIPAFLCRQTDLLLAAAATRRCVNVKKGQFLSPQEMAFVTGKLKQGGAKEIWQTERGTTFGYQNLVVDMRSFAIMRQTGYPTVFDATHSVQLPGAAGGKSGGQREFVGPLAQAAVAAGAEGLFIETHPDPDNAISDGPNMVALADLPALLERCLAVWRAVGGGKAKAAE; from the coding sequence ATGAATAAACTCTTTCACGTTGAAGACAGCATGATTTTCACCCCGTCACGCCTGCTGGTCATCGCCGGTCCCTGCTCGTTGGAAAGTGAAGCGGTGTGCCGGTCGGTGGCAGAGGCGCTGGTGAAACTGCGACTGCAATGGCCGGAGCTGAACCTCGTGTTCAAGGGGTCGTTCGACAAAGCGAACCGCACGTCGATGAGCGGGGCGCGCGGCACGGGTTTGCACGAAGGGCTGGGGTTGCTGCAGAAAGTGCGCCGCGATTACGGGTTTCCGGTGCTGACGGACGTGCACGAGCGCCAGCAAATCGCGTCTGTCGCGGATATTTGCGATATCCTGCAGATCCCGGCGTTTCTGTGCCGGCAGACGGATTTGCTGCTGGCGGCGGCGGCGACGCGGCGGTGCGTGAATGTGAAGAAAGGGCAGTTTCTTTCGCCGCAGGAGATGGCGTTTGTGACGGGCAAACTGAAGCAGGGCGGCGCGAAGGAAATTTGGCAGACGGAGCGCGGCACGACATTCGGCTATCAGAACCTCGTCGTGGACATGCGCAGCTTCGCCATCATGCGGCAGACGGGTTATCCGACGGTGTTTGATGCGACGCACAGTGTGCAGCTGCCGGGTGCCGCGGGCGGCAAGAGTGGCGGGCAGCGGGAGTTCGTCGGGCCGCTGGCGCAAGCGGCGGTGGCGGCGGGAGCGGAGGGCCTTTTTATCGAGACGCATCCGGACCCCGACAACGCGATCAGCGACGGGCCGAACATGGTGGCGCTGGCTGATCTGCCGGCGTTGCTGGAGCGATGCCTCGCGGTGTGGCGCGCCGTGGGCGGCGGCAAGGCGAAGGCGGCGGAATAG
- a CDS encoding superoxide dismutase produces the protein MAYELPKLPYAYDALAPHIDAKTMEIHYTKHHQAYITNANNLLKDHPTLAAKDVNALIADLSQVPENIRGGVRNNAGGHSNHSFFWTILGPGKGGAPKGKLAEAINSTFGSFDKFKEEFAKAAATRFGSGWAWLVSNGGKLSVGSTANQDSPLMGKTVAGLEGKPIIGLDVWEHAYYLNYQNRRPDYIGAFWNVVDWDAAEKNFTATA, from the coding sequence ATGGCCTACGAACTCCCGAAACTGCCCTACGCCTACGACGCTCTCGCTCCGCACATCGATGCGAAGACGATGGAAATCCATTATACGAAGCATCATCAGGCCTACATCACCAACGCCAACAACCTCCTCAAGGATCATCCGACCCTCGCCGCGAAAGACGTCAACGCGCTCATCGCCGACCTCAGCCAAGTCCCCGAAAACATCCGCGGCGGCGTCCGCAACAACGCGGGCGGCCATTCCAACCACTCGTTTTTCTGGACCATCCTCGGTCCCGGCAAGGGCGGCGCGCCGAAGGGCAAACTCGCCGAAGCGATCAACAGCACGTTCGGCTCCTTCGATAAATTCAAGGAAGAGTTCGCCAAAGCCGCCGCCACGCGGTTCGGCTCCGGCTGGGCCTGGCTCGTCAGCAACGGCGGCAAACTCAGCGTCGGCTCCACGGCCAACCAAGACAGTCCGCTGATGGGCAAAACCGTCGCCGGCCTCGAAGGCAAACCCATCATCGGCCTCGATGTCTGGGAGCACGCCTACTACCTCAACTACCAGAACCGCCGCCCCGACTACATCGGCGCCTTCTGGAACGTCGTCGATTGGGACGCCGCGGAAAAGAACTTCACCGCCACCGCCTGA
- a CDS encoding nucleoside deaminase, translated as MVSSPPPPPPCPFDKRFPSQLRRDDTFFMSLAYNQAIDAWRLDEVPIGAVIEIGGEVVASAHNTVEGAHDPTAHAEMLAVTQAAAHLGDWRLEGATVYVTKEPCPMCSGAMLMSRVKRVCYAVPDPKMGCLGGATNLNDLPRVNHHLELTAGGVLEDECRTLLQAFFRAKRDAPDV; from the coding sequence ATGGTCTCGTCGCCTCCGCCCCCGCCTCCGTGTCCGTTCGATAAACGTTTTCCGTCCCAACTCCGACGCGACGACACCTTCTTCATGAGCCTCGCTTACAACCAAGCCATCGACGCTTGGCGGCTCGACGAAGTCCCCATCGGCGCCGTCATCGAAATCGGCGGCGAAGTGGTCGCCTCCGCGCACAACACCGTCGAGGGCGCGCACGATCCCACCGCCCACGCCGAGATGCTCGCCGTCACTCAGGCCGCCGCTCATCTCGGCGACTGGCGCCTCGAAGGCGCCACCGTTTACGTCACCAAGGAGCCCTGCCCCATGTGCTCCGGCGCGATGCTCATGTCGCGCGTGAAACGCGTCTGCTACGCCGTCCCAGATCCCAAAATGGGCTGCCTCGGCGGCGCCACCAATCTCAACGATCTTCCGCGCGTCAACCATCACCTTGAGCTCACCGCCGGCGGTGTCCTTGAGGACGAGTGTCGCACTCTCCTGCAGGCATTCTTCCGCGCCAAGCGCGACGCTCCCGACGTTTGA
- the infA gene encoding translation initiation factor IF-1, with the protein MSDGKSIEVEGKVMAVLPGTMFKVELANGHVVLAHISGKLRKNFIKIAAGDTVKMEMSPYDHEKARITFRMKEQNPFNPGPRRRRY; encoded by the coding sequence ATGTCTGACGGCAAATCGATCGAAGTTGAAGGCAAAGTGATGGCGGTGCTTCCGGGCACCATGTTCAAAGTGGAGTTGGCGAACGGGCACGTGGTGCTCGCGCACATTTCCGGGAAGTTGCGGAAGAACTTCATCAAGATCGCCGCGGGCGACACGGTGAAGATGGAGATGAGTCCTTACGATCACGAGAAGGCGCGCATCACGTTTCGGATGAAGGAGCAGAATCCCTTCAATCCGGGCCCGCGGCGCCGGCGTTACTGA
- the xerD gene encoding site-specific tyrosine recombinase XerD, with translation MNRRAEARQDESRAPAAFAEDTQAFLNFLSLERGLSPNTRAGYRNDLDQCAVFLARRGASDWRQVPPGDVEAWIHSLGAGYAASSLARKLTALRMLARYLVSEKWRADNFTALLSAPKLARRIPSTLTGDEVSRLLAAPVAGDARGLRDRAILELFYSSGLRVSELAAVTIQQVDWENGFLRVFGKGSKERVVPMGGKASDAIRVYLEAGRPALVKARTGSQLFLNKNGTALSRVALWMLVKKYAERAGITKKVKPHGLRHSFATHLLGGGADLRAIQEMLGHANIATTQIYTAVEQKRLLAHHAKFHPRNRAG, from the coding sequence ATGAATCGCCGGGCAGAGGCGCGGCAAGACGAGAGCCGAGCACCGGCGGCGTTTGCGGAGGACACGCAGGCGTTTCTCAATTTTTTATCGCTGGAGCGCGGCCTCTCGCCCAACACGCGCGCGGGTTATCGCAACGATCTCGATCAGTGCGCGGTGTTTCTTGCGCGGCGCGGGGCGAGCGATTGGCGGCAGGTGCCGCCGGGAGACGTCGAGGCGTGGATCCATTCGCTCGGCGCAGGCTATGCGGCGAGCAGTCTCGCGCGGAAGCTGACGGCGCTGCGCATGCTGGCGAGGTATCTCGTGAGCGAGAAGTGGCGCGCGGATAATTTCACGGCGTTGCTCTCGGCGCCGAAGCTGGCGCGGCGAATTCCGTCGACGCTCACGGGCGATGAAGTGTCGCGTTTACTGGCGGCGCCCGTGGCGGGAGACGCGCGTGGGTTGCGCGACCGCGCGATTCTGGAATTGTTTTATTCGAGCGGACTGCGGGTGTCGGAGCTCGCGGCGGTGACGATCCAGCAGGTGGACTGGGAAAATGGTTTCTTGCGCGTCTTTGGCAAAGGATCGAAGGAGCGCGTGGTGCCGATGGGCGGAAAGGCGAGCGACGCGATCCGGGTGTATCTGGAAGCGGGCCGGCCGGCGCTGGTGAAGGCGCGCACGGGGAGTCAGCTTTTTCTCAACAAGAATGGCACGGCGCTTTCCCGCGTGGCGTTGTGGATGCTGGTGAAAAAATACGCGGAACGGGCGGGCATCACGAAGAAGGTGAAGCCGCACGGGCTGCGCCATTCGTTCGCCACGCACCTGCTCGGCGGCGGCGCGGATTTGCGCGCGATCCAGGAAATGCTCGGTCACGCGAACATCGCGACGACGCAGATCTACACGGCGGTGGAGCAAAAGCGGTTGCTCGCGCATCACGCAAAGTTTCACCCGCGCAATCGCGCGGGTTGA
- a CDS encoding purine-nucleoside phosphorylase produces the protein MTEQQTHEDNVRASAEKIRAAAGTLAPKLALVLGSGLGGLAARVEAAVSIPYRELPGFPVPTVAGHAGTLSIGRLNGVPVIVLNGRKHFYETNDPYPLRTMVRAVKAAGAETLFLSNAAGSLRAHIKVSELMLITDHINFLGLNPLTGPNDEAFGPRFTPVTDAWDPELAARVKAVACEQGITLHEGVYVAFRGPTFETPAEIRMAQGWGADAVGMSSVPECLIARHCGLKVVGVSCITNMGAGLSDEKLSHAHTLKNAAHGAGDFERLVLAAVKVL, from the coding sequence ATGACCGAACAGCAGACGCATGAGGACAACGTCCGCGCGAGCGCGGAGAAAATTCGCGCGGCGGCAGGCACCCTCGCGCCGAAACTCGCCCTCGTGCTGGGCTCGGGGTTGGGCGGACTGGCGGCGAGGGTCGAGGCGGCGGTGTCGATTCCGTATCGCGAACTGCCAGGCTTCCCCGTGCCGACGGTGGCGGGGCACGCAGGCACGCTCTCGATCGGCCGACTCAATGGGGTGCCGGTCATCGTGCTCAACGGGCGGAAGCATTTCTACGAGACGAACGATCCGTATCCGTTGCGCACGATGGTGCGGGCGGTGAAGGCGGCGGGGGCGGAGACGCTTTTTCTATCCAATGCGGCCGGCAGCCTGCGCGCTCACATCAAGGTGAGCGAACTCATGCTCATCACGGATCACATCAATTTTCTCGGACTCAATCCGCTCACGGGGCCGAATGATGAAGCGTTTGGTCCGCGGTTCACACCGGTGACGGACGCGTGGGATCCTGAACTCGCCGCGCGCGTGAAGGCGGTGGCGTGTGAGCAGGGGATCACGTTGCACGAGGGCGTCTATGTGGCGTTTCGCGGGCCGACGTTTGAGACGCCCGCGGAGATCCGCATGGCGCAGGGCTGGGGCGCGGATGCGGTGGGGATGTCGAGCGTGCCCGAGTGTCTGATCGCGCGGCACTGCGGGCTGAAAGTCGTGGGCGTGTCGTGCATCACGAACATGGGCGCGGGCCTGTCGGATGAAAAACTCTCGCACGCGCACACGCTCAAAAACGCCGCGCACGGCGCGGGCGACTTCGAGCGTCTGGTGTTGGCGGCGGTGAAGGTGCTGTAA